The genomic DNA ACGTCAACGAGTTGTCCGGGTACAGGAACGGCTGCCCCTCGGACTTCTTGTAGGCGTAGGCGGCGATGGTCGGCAACTTCGCCAGCAAGCGGATGGTCGATAGCTCGACCTGCTTGTTGTCCAGCGGATCCAGCGAATCCTGGTAGTAGGCGCTCAACGCGTTGACCGCAGACGACAGCACCGGCATCGGATGCGCGTTGCGCGGGAAGCCGTCGAAGAACCGCTTGAGGTCCTCATGCAGCAGGGTGTGCCGCTGGATCTGGGTGGTGAACGACTCCAACTGCTCGGCCGTCGGCAGCTCACCGTAGATCAGCAGGTAGCTGACCTCAATGAACGTGGAATTCTCCGCCAGCTGCTCGATCGGGATACCCCGGTAACGCAGGATCCCGGCATCACCGTCGATGTAGGTGATCGCGGACTTGGTGGAGGCGGTGTTGACGAAGCCACCATCAAACGTGGTGTAGCCGGTCTTGGCCAGCAACGGGCCAAGCGCGATGCCGTCACTGCCCTCGGTGGCGGGGACGATCTCCAGATCGATCTCGCCACCGGGGTACTGGAGGTGGGCAAATTCCTGCCCACTCGCCGGGTTTTCGGCCACGGGAATCCCTTCATCGTCCTGGGAACCGACAACTGCTCTACAAAAGGTAGTCGCAATCGATCGGCGCTGCCCGCGGGGGGTTACCAACGGGTCACCACGAACCGCCCCGCGCTTGGTCGCGGGCCTGCCCCACAGGGCTCCGATGTGCCTGAGATCCCAGCTCAGCGTGACGGAGGGGCCGTGGCCGAGCTACCCCACGCCCGCAACGACCGACCGGAAATCGGAATACGTCGCCTCGATCCGCCCGACGATGTCGTCGACGCTCACCGAGGCCCAGTTTGCCCCTGATCCCAGGTCGCCGATGGCAGTCATGATGATCGAACCCCACACCACAGCAGTCAGCTTGAGCCGGCGATCATCGCCGGGCACGCCCATCCGCTGTGCCAGCGCCACGTTGACCGCATCCGCCCGGAATTGCGACGCCGTGTGCATCAGCGCCGGCGACGAGGTGACGATGCGCGCCGAGGCCAACAGCCGATCGGCCGTGAGTTGGGTCGGCGGCGCGGTCTTGGTCTTGAGGAACGCCTGCACGTGAGCCCGGTACAACGCCTCGAGGTGGCCGATTTCGGCCGGTTGCGTCGCCAACTCGATCGCCACGCTCTCGATCACCTCGTCGACGAACGCCAGGACGACCGCATCCTTCGTCGCGAAGTAGCGGCTGAAAGTACGTGGGGAGACATCTGCGACCGCCGCGATCTGCTCGACGGTGGTGTTCTCGAATCCCTGGCGGTCACACAGATCGATCGCGGCCTCGATCAACATCGCCCGGGTGCGTTGCTTCTTACGTTCCCGCAAACCGGCCTCGGCCTGCCGCATCACATCCGCCACGAGATCGGATGTTATCGCCCGCGCACCGCTGTTTCGGACCGTTTCGGCAACTATGTGGCGTCGGGTGTCATTCGCCGGTGCTCATACTTTGTCTGG from Mycobacterium sp. DL440 includes the following:
- a CDS encoding TetR/AcrR family transcriptional regulator, coding for MADVMRQAEAGLRERKKQRTRAMLIEAAIDLCDRQGFENTTVEQIAAVADVSPRTFSRYFATKDAVVLAFVDEVIESVAIELATQPAEIGHLEALYRAHVQAFLKTKTAPPTQLTADRLLASARIVTSSPALMHTASQFRADAVNVALAQRMGVPGDDRRLKLTAVVWGSIIMTAIGDLGSGANWASVSVDDIVGRIEATYSDFRSVVAGVG